Below is a window of Littorina saxatilis isolate snail1 linkage group LG2, US_GU_Lsax_2.0, whole genome shotgun sequence DNA.
TCACGTCACTCACAAGTTTTTCTGCAGCATCATCACACTCCATCATCTCCGCTGAAGTGTCAATGCTGCCTGGAACATGTCTGCTAGTTGAGCTGACATCATCTGCAACATCAGTGTCAGTATGCGGTAGGCTAGCATCGCCGTCAGAAGCAATATCCTGAATCTGCTTGCTTGCAACACTATCTTTCTGGAAATGACATCTCTCATTCTCAGGGAGATTGGACACGTTTTTATCATCTCCCCGAACTGTCAATGCACACTGAGCATTCTCTAAGCTTGTGTGGTTGGCTGTCAGTGTCACACCTGTTACTTGATGCTTGTTTGCATCTTCACTGCTCTCACCTTCGCCATCCACACTGAAGAGATTTGAAGTGTGTGACTGTGGATGTAAGGTTGGGGTAGTTGCATTGTGTCCACTCTGCACAGGGGTGTCAGAAGTCTGAGCAATTGCTGTTGAATCATTTGCACCATCAATGTTGATTGGTTGAGCGTCTGGATCCGTCACAGTTTTATCACCAGTTTCACTGGTTCCAATCTTCTTCAAAATACTGTCTCGAATGCTTGCAATGTTAAACATGATGACGTCTGTGTTATTTTAAAGGTCTGAAGTATCTTGTGGCAGTACAGCTATTGTCTGGAAATGTTGATCTGTCCAAGCTGGGCTGAAACATTTAGCAGTTTGATTCAAATCTTTCAGCAATCAGGCATTTTCAGAGATGGCAAATTCTCAAAATTTTAACTCCCCAGCCAGGCGAGTAACTTTCAGACAGTTAttagcccgccagaaattttGCCCGCCCGGTACAATACTACTTATACTACAAACCACACAACAAATTATGAGTGTTAGATTTCTTTACACAATGAAAACAGCGGTGACACGCACAGGAACTTCGTTTTTGTTTCATTAGAACATGGCGATGAttttgcagacgacagaagTCCCTGCATCTGCAGTGTTCATGGCTTTAAAACTCAAGTGCAACCACAAATTTTGCATTTTAGAAAAATGTGTTACTGCCCAGCCGGGAGAGCTGCCAGGctgtttctactagcccggcgggttttttactcgcccctggcgatcgggcggacgatttggccatccctgatttTCAAATTTAACAAGCTTAATTTATTATCAATTAATTGGCAAACGTTTTATCAAAAGGCTCATTTCACTTTTAGAAGACTGTGAAgcgggagagtgtgtgtgctttgtttgtgtgcatgtgcaaaTGCCACGTGTGAGACAGGGATTGGGGGAAAGATGGTCAAAgatcgaaagagagagagaaggatcgagacgagagagagaattaGGGGTACTACTAATTGCCGTCCGGAGCTGTCCGGAGGCCATCCGGAGgcacacacatttatacataATAAATAGaaacatatttgtttgtttgggagagagagatcgagagagagagaaagatctgcatgcacacacacacttgcatgtacacacacacactcgcatgtacacacactgtgacacacacactcacacaagaaGATTATGAATAAATGTGTGCCGatcgatagagagagaaagatctgcatgcacacacacttacacccacacacgcacacttgcatgtacacacagacacacacacacgaatattATGTAGGCCCCCTATAAATGTGTGTGCCTCCGGACGGCCCCCAGACTGCTCCGGACGGTTCCGGACTGCTCCgctacgcgtgtgtgtgtgtgtgtgtggttagacAACACAAGCAGGGAATTTACACGATTACAATTAAAATTTACCTGACGGACAGATGAATGACGGACAGATGAAAcaaaaagaagtaaaaacaaaacagcgTAAATTTCAGATCACCCCATTAATTCACACCATGAATACGGAGTGGTTCATACTGTGGCATATGACTTAAACATGGGTAACACCATCTAGAAAAGAAACATCATAAAATCAACGCACCTTATGTCGTGTCTTCAATTTAGATAAACCGATCTTTGCATAGTCAAATGTGGTACTTCATGCCAAACAGCATCATACCAAACAACACGTGGGTCAATGTTGCGGAAGAGTGATCCAAATAGCCTTAACCCTTGAATATTGGATTCGACAGTGTTTCTGAAAAGTTAAGAAAATCCTAACGATCGTTTCAGAAATATAGAAATAAATCAGAAAGAACATAATGATACAGTGAGAGTCATTATATTTTCGAACAATTGTATTAACAAAATTAAGTTGTTCATACTAATTTCCAATAGAAAAATAATACCGTATGTGTACAGAACATTGACAGATCCACATTTCTATATTCTTTACGTAACTTCCGTCTGCTGCAAGAGCCGAACTGCATGTGAAACGCCGAGGGGAACATCGCAAGTTTAAACTGTGTTCGGCTGCAGTAGAAAGAAACTGATAAACATGGGTGATCAAAATAAAACACCGAGTATATTTTCCCCATACTCCTCCGCAGATCCGTCAATGAATGTTCCAGGTTTGTGTTACTTTAAAAGCGATCACTAAAGGAAACGTTGGgatgaaaatgaaatgcaaGACTCAGACTGTGCATGTGACCTTCAAAACGAAGTGACTATTATTATTCGTTGTTTCGATACAGGTCTACGTGTTCAAAATAAGATAAAACCACAACAACAGAAAAGCAGCCGAGGCTTCGTTGAAATTTAAAATTgtttccaaaattcagaatcaaaaataacaataacataacttaattaatgtcataacaaacgttccaacaaccttcctttcttgttttttgtattctaaaattgtttctgttttgtgttACAGTAACAGCCGGAGCTGCGGGGTCTATAATGTCCCCATATCTCAATTTCGACCCATCTTACATCAATCCGGTAAGTTAACAATTATTAAATTAAGCCACAGTATGAAGCTGAAATAAAGCCCCCAAGGGAACAAAGATTGGCATAGCTCTTGAAATAGAGGTTCCTTTTATGCCTGATATAACAGTTACCTCCAGAACATAAGTACTAGCAGTGGCAGCGCTACTATCACCGTCGGCCATGTTGCTCTTGCAGGCCGTGTTACACTCATGACGTCactgggggggtggggggggggggggggggctgtctcTCGCAGAATGGACAGGTGCGCGGAATCGGATTTTATTCAATAAAAAATCAGCCACGCAAAATTTTACAAAATGGTCTTTGGAACATTTACGAGATTACTATTACACATGTTTTCGGCAAATAAAAATGTTGCACTTTAGTAGGCCTTTAAGCACGATGGGCCACGATCGTGGCTTTCCCACTGGAGCACGATGAGCCACGATCGTGGCTTGCGTCATACGTCATTTTTATACTCTGTACATTCATGtacagggttcgacactagcgggggctgggggcggaacgccccagagttttgtgttccgccccaaacattgccgaagcttggggcccactccgccccaggataaattccaactgacaatgacaaaccgaaaattccaatgccagagccaatcactaaaaatcacCAGTAAAAGTCGTCACTGAagtttgcgttacgatcaatgccgcagtcaagaaaaaaaacattgaaatcgtcgaaggacaatgccgcaagggaaataactcccagattgcgctctttagcgtgagagataagtatcgccttcaaatgccaaacgcaaaatgtggcgacacatccgtggtgtaaaaagacatggaaatgaagatgaagaacagggtggagagaaacgaaaaaaggagaccgatgcagccaatagcgcgaagcgctgtcgtaatttcaatgtcaaatggttgaaagaatttccctggcttgagtacgatgaagaaaaacaaacaatgcattgccgcacgtgaatactgagagtgggccccagatttttgttttccgccccagcaatttccatctctggggccagtgtggccccaggccaaataagttagtgtcgacccctgatGTATCACTGCAAATCAGGCAAATTCCATTGCGAAGCTGAAGCTTTCTTCTTTCCAATGATAATTATATAGTTTTCTGTGTCTAACTCTGTCTAAGGTTATCATGAGACCACttgcaatcaaaacacaaacagcAGGCTCATTTTACGCCAATTTTTAGTGAATGCTTTTAAATTTATGCAGTGCCAAGAGGGTTAAGCTGTTGACCAAGGACTGGTTGGTATAGGATGGAGTTTTGcagtatttttttaattttttgatcTAAGCCTCTTTTTTCTGTTTCTAAGCCCTTGCTTTTTTTATTTacttatcttcttcttcattaCAATGCATTTGAGTGGTTTAAGAACGATAGACAAAACAAAGCTGAAAGGCAAGTCCATGTTGAGTCAGTTGTCAATAACATTATTGCATGTGTCTGCAATAATCTAGTGTGTGGTATGTACCAGGCCAGTGAAATATGTGGCGGGCTAGAGaatttcttgaagttactcgcccggctggccagtgaaatTTGTTAGATTGTGCCATCCCTGCAAACAGTATTTCTTGCAGGTCAGTCACTTATGATGCATGTGCTTCTATTGCTGGGATACAAATCTTTCTGACATTAGAATTGAGCTCCAAAAACTTTTCTGTAAAAAAGAAATGACCTCAGTTCTTATCATGTATTTAAAGAACACATCTTTATTATAATATTAAGGACTTTTGGGTTCTTTAGCCCTAGACTGGTCGTCATATCCTTGCATTTCTCAAGTCTCCAGGCTTTGCAACCAACCTTTTTGCATGTTCTTTATCTTAGCCACTGTCTTTGAAAAAAAGCTATTAAAACACTACTGAAGGTGTTACGAATGTCAgtgtccttgaaaactcataAATGAGCTTGTATTACAAATAGATTTTGTTCAGAAATaattaactctgtcgggtttgtatgggttgtgaaagagtgaatacccttacTTTTGGTGAGACAAACAAAGCACATGTGCTTCTTGTCCACGTGTGTCATGCACACCCTTAGCTAGTTATTGGCCTGTGTATTGTGTTGTCTCATGAATTTGAATAAAAGTaaaggtattcactctttcacaaaccatacaaacccgaccAAGTTATTTCTGGAATTAGTCGATTGTGATTTTCTTCTCCTAAgatgagagagaatgagaacaGTAACTAGTCAACAATGCTCTCCTGATAACATTTTATTGTTTCTCACAGGGTGCCGATTCTCAATTTATTTTTCCTGAGGGAGCTAACAGACAAAGAGGCCGTCTGGAGCTGTCATTTTCACAAATAGGTGGATCCGTGTTTGTAGGTATGTAAATTTATATAAAAATTGTAATGATTAAACTTTTTCTGTGTTTAATCTATGATCCATTTTGTGTAGCCTTATTAAGTTATTTAGTTATTTTCacgtttgtttttggtttttttaataagcTGCATGATTTTTGATGTGAAAGTTTGTTGCTTATAAAGAGAGAGGTATAAGTTTATGATTGTATGTGAGTGCAtcaatgtgtgcttgtgtgtgtgacacggAGACTGGGAGTGGGAGAGAAAcccagaaagaaacagagataaTTCATATAATATTTGTTTACCCATCCactattttcttcttctttatttttgaaTGGGAAGATAAAGATTCGTCATGATAGCAAAATGAAACTATACtacactagatgattacccgcttcgccgggtactggcttcgccgggaagaagtagagccgaataccaggctgcgcctgggacctagctctgccgggtgtacgccggcttagccggcgcacgaaggaaaggagataaatgCGCAAAAcgctggagaccttctaaaaatagtaacgtgcagtgaccttctaaaaatagtaacgtagtaacaggaatatggattgacgccacacggaggaagggagataatcgcggctgaaaacactggagaagataaagaagagttactggtagtggatcccgacaacaaacaaaaaacaaaacaaaaaatcggttcagcgcgcacagcgctgcgcactgagagcacgtgttgaaatatctcatcgatgaggttgtgtccggggtgtagctgaatacggtgtccaaatttgaaaaagatccaccgagaactttggccgtgcatcgcgaacagacagacagacactagtcgtatatatatatagatggacGAAGAGTACTTATTTTGTCATATATATAGGTTAATTCGTCTGCTGATCCCTTGACGGTTAATTTTAGACATGGCATATATATGTGTTGAtgattcgttgatgacacaaccatttgtcgagggtagcgtaggcacccggtctgctccccgcctaaaaaaggccagtgccgttccgtcttcgagggactgcgtgggtttcatttcggagttttccttctcctagacgagtttccttccatggatgatgagcctcctctaccctcgttttgaattcagagtggtcttctcttaggatagctgcctgccagggttgacgagcctatcctgcccggctatttgacccatagctggaggttggttcgtgggcacctgggcgtttccacacaccggtgggcccgcatgccgcacgtctaggggccaacctcctccgagtccttgtagtctagcctggggccttgcggtacccagtttacgcctgtcgccgcgatggaggcactacatagggcttgttgtggagaggttattgtactggcaggaactgacgcattctgctctcttttcgcattgtcctaaaaaggacagacggtgctagccagcggtgagggctgaaagcgagaagtgacaagcacaagacacttcgccaacacactagacacgtcacacaaccgtttggcaggcatATATATGTGTGAAGCTCATTAACTGAATGATAAGTACTGGTACCAGAAAGCAGAATAGCCTTTCACTCCCCCTTTTGGGAAATGTTTTACAGGTGCGGCTGTTGGGGGGTTAAATGGTCTGTACACCGGTCTCAGGGAAACAAATGCAAACCAGTTGACAGGAGCTGTtcgcagaacacagtaagtattTGAAGACCATTGCCAGAAGGAGACATGCCTCTCTGTGTGCTCTGTTTATGTTATATAGATCTCTTCTTGCTAATTCTGTCCATTGGTAAAACTTGCTTTAATGTCTTAGAACATGGTAATGAAATGTCATATGACTATGAGTaaacatgcaagaaaaaaataaatgtaatatAGGAGGATCTGCAATGTTGCAAATCAGTATGGTGTTATGCTTGGGAGGTCCAGTAGCTGAGACAGGTggcagagcactggacttgtgatcagtATGGTGTTATGCTTGGGAGGTCCAGTAGCTGAGACAGGTggcagagcactggacttgtgatcagtATGGTGTTATGCTTGGGAGGTCCAGTAGCTGAGACAGGTggcagagcactggacttgtgatcagtATGGTGTTATGATTGGGAGGTCCAGTAGCTGAGACAGGTggcagagcactggacttgtgatcagtATGGTGTTATGATTGGGAGGTCCAGTAGCTGAGACAGGTggcagagcactggacttgtgatcagtATGGTGTTATGATTGGGAGGTCCAGTAGCTGAGACAGGTggcagagcactggacttgtggtcCTCTTGAGACAGGTTCAAGTCCAGTCTATGAAGGGCATGGTTCAACGTTACATGATGACTCGGAGATGgtgtccatgtcccaccccacgTTGTAGTTGTGACGCATAAAGGACCtcatgcaggtggctgattacacctaagcACATACACGTTTGGGTAGCACGACTACTGTTGCTGCCAGCTTTTtgctgggaggaagtgaccagAATGTCCCAGTATCAGGATAATAAACTAATGAAAATGAGAAATAAAAAGCTTGGAATGtagaatgaatatatatatatataaagcatGCTATTGTTAATAAGAGGGCCTGGTCATTGATATCTGCAATAAACCCTTTTTTCTGTTTTCCCCAGAATGCTGAACTTTATCACAAAACAAGGAGCATCTAGTGCCCAGACTTTGGGAGTTGTAGGTATGTGTTTAATTAAGTTGTtataagttgtgtgtgtttaaaattTATCAAAATATAACGTTTGTGACGTTAAGCCTTTATTTTTCACAACTGAATGCATTTACTTCCCTATCTTACATTTGGGGTATATTTAATCACAATAAAGTatggacatatatatatatgtatcttCTCTTGCTGAGCAGCATCTTTTACAGGATGCCAGTCCTTTCTGTGTGGTAATCTGATTTTCATGTTGTAGTCAATGGTTTTAGAACAGCCCTTTACGTCTCAGTAATTAAACTAGCTTTTGATGGTGGACAGCAGTACTGAAATGAGATATTTTCACTCTGAACAGCCCTGATGTACAGTATCTTTGGGGTGGTCTTGTCCTACGGCAGAGGAGTGGATGATGAGCTGAACACTGTTGTTGCTGGCACTGCCACAGGACTTCTGTTCAAATGTTCAGGTAATGTATTAAATTTACTGTTAGGGGAACCATTGTTGCGCCCCTCTCGTAGTCGTTTTTGACTGCATGTACTGTACATTTGGCAGTTTTCTTCCTTGTAGTTGTGACGCTTTCTTACCTTCATTTTAAAATGCCTCTTTTTTCAAGATCTGGTTTTCTCAGagatatttttttttgtggtccaAAAATAGGGGTTCAACTGTATAACAGTCGATCACACTCACTCAAAACATCGATGGGAATGAGAGTGACTGTAACATGTGAGAGCATGATACATTATTGCAGGAAAAATTGTCACAAATGCACTGCAGTAAATTATTTTCCAGGAAACAGAGCATGTTCACATTTATGCTGACAGCTGCGAGCACTTTTTGCTTGTTATCTCCCTTCATTCTTCAGCTTGTTTTGCCATTTGGCATTGGCTTTTGCAATTCTTGAGTAAATTGAAAATCATGATCTGCTTGTGTTTTACAGCTGGATGGAAAAAGTGTGCACGAGGTGGTGCCATTGGATTGACCCTCGCTACAGCCTACGTCCTCTTCACAAGTCAAGACCGCATCAAAAGCCAGCTGAACAAGTGAATCATCAACCCTGTGAATCGTTGTGGTTAACTCAGCCTAACAAACTGTAAAATCTGAAAGGGAGAGTTTTATCTGCTGTTCAATTTTCGTTTGGTTCTCCTCATGGATTTCATCAGTGAGTGAGTTTCACAGAAAAAGAACTCATGTTTTGGTTTCAGTTTCCACCAGTGATAATAGATATGAGACTATTTGTCATGTAGTGTTCACGGTGAACATGGTTGGGCTAATTGTTCCTGTCCACTGATATTCTGGTGACTTTATTCAATAACTGTGGTAGTTCCAAAAAGAACATTaaaatcgtgtgtgtgtgtgtgaagagagcTGACTGAtgtttgaacacacacacacaaagaatgaATGGAGGTCTTGGACTGAAAGAGGTGACATGCAAgttaagagtgtgtgtgtgtgtgtggtgaaatGTTGGCagattttgtttaaatgtttgtCTTACAGAAGGGCCTGGACTGTTGGGTAGTGAGGGAACAAGTCTTGACGGTGACTTTTTTTATGTCCATAGCCTGATTGGACATATGAATAAAGTTTGTGACATTTTCTGATTCATTCATGTGTTTGAATTTATTCTGACTGGGATAGTACAGcttcaggcacacacacacatacacactgcacCAGTTTGTCTTTACTGGGAAATCTAACGAATCTTCCCCATATAATTGTTATTGTAATCAGAGGATCTGACAGGTCAGCATGATAGAATGAATAATTTCATTGGATCAAGGCTTTGAACATGTACAGAGATGCTGGTTTGGAAACGGGATATATAGTGCAACCACCGTCTTGACATGTTGGTTTTGTGTTGGCTGTGTGTACGCCAGTTTTATGTCTTCCTGTGGTCTGCAAAGAACTATTGTGGTCTTGGAAATACTTACTCAGTTGAGGAATGTGATCTTTGGCGCTGTATTTGGTTTGCTGGGAGTAAACCTTGATTCTCCACGCAGTGTCCCTTGTTGTACATAAGTCTCAAGTCATGttcattgaatgtctttcattTGGGTTCAGTTCAGTGGTCAAGAGATTTTCCTGTTTGGTATGAAAAGTGCAGTGGTACCTCTGTTGTAAGACCTAATatctagaaagagagagagagtattataatggaggtaaatttatttCACTGaagaaacagagaaaaagaggtcttgaacactttctaccccacctatgttgacccaaggtttttttttagccgagaccagctgtgctgcagcaggttactcagaattgtagtaactgtgtatcgaCACGCTTGAaagcaggcgttagatcgacgttacaggaagcgactgaagctaacagtctgagcgaactgaagctaacagtctgagcggatatatgcGTACCGGGTCAGacagagccatatgagtgggtacggatatatccgtacctgggagacaatgagtaaAAGTAGAGGGAGGTTTATAATGGAGATCTTaaaagagaggttccactgtagtgtcCATACATTCTCGTTCGGGGTTGGAGATAGGGGCAGGTCAGTGGTGCTTACATTGATGattgttttggttgttgttttccttgAAAACGGTGTGATTGTATTGGGGTTGTATCACGATTTTACATATCCAGAGAAACCATTTAGGACATGTATTCGACCAGACCTGATATGAAAGTCGTGTTGACATTTGTGTGTGGAACTCACGAAGCAAGTAGTGCAAAGGTGCATACGTGTTCTGCTCGATCCAGGCGATAAGGGAAAGAGGATTCGGTGCTTGCTCCTTCTATTCTGAGAGAAACTTTAACATCAACGGAGTACTCAGTAGTCTTTCCTTGTTTCAATAAGCCCTGCTTCAAATAAGATTTCCACTTCTAGCCACACTTATGTGACTTTGAATTCCCTTGGCCCCAGGACAATTCGACGGTTGATTTACAGTGTGATTGTGTAtgcatacgtgcgtgcatgtgagATGCTTCCGTATCATCATTCAGTGCAGTATCCATTCACACACCTCAACAATCActtattacacacacaaaaaaacccactataAAAACAGTTAAGATCCTCCGCTCCACTAGAGCATATAATGTCTTTTTTATTAAACATTTTCACAATAATCCTGATCCTAAGAAAGAGTCTTTTTTGGCCCATTCTGCATATAAGCTGCGATCACCTAATGTCCTGCTTCTTGGGTCTGAAGTGGACGTATCTCGTGAGCATGGACACAAGGCAAGGCATCTGTTTCTTGTTGTCGGTGAACTCCTTGTCGGAGCAGGAGGCGAACTCGTAGGCCACGATGCGGTTGACGTGCGTCAGCATGTGCAGGAGCTCCATCTTGGTGCCGTAGTTCTCCAGCACGATGCACAGCGCCTGGATGAACCACGACCCCTCCTGGTTATTCCGCCATGAAAAGAAACCTGCCAAGAGAGCACAGTGCATGTGGTGTAcaatgttgtttttgtgttacttgttgtttttttggcttTTTTCCCTCCATATATTATATTACCTCAATCCTCATTAATAGCCTACAGAACATAAATATTCCTTTTCATTCATTCCTTTCTGGTTGTTACACCACGGGAAGAAACCTGCCAAGAGAGCACAGAATTATGTATATTGCTTTCATTGAGATCAGCAAGTGAAGAAATCAGCGCCTGGATGAACCACGACCCCTCCTGGTTGTTCCGCCGCGAGAAGAAACCTGCCAAGAGAGCACAGAATGATGTATAAAGGAGGATGCTTTCATTGAGATCAGCAAGTGAAGAAATCAGCGCCTGGATGAACCACGACCTCTCCTGGTTGTTCCGCCACGAGAAAAACCTGCCAAGAGAGCACAGTGTGGTGTACAAAGAGGCATGTTTTCTTTGAGATCAGCAAGAGAAGAAACCTGCAAAGAGACAACAGTATTACTTTTTTTCCCTCAATAGGTACACACACGTTGCTACAGAGCAATGCCCTGCATCTGGATGAACCACGATCGACCCCTCCTGGTTGTTCCGCCACGAAAAAAAACCTGCCAAGAGAGCGCGCGCACAGTGTGGTGTACAAAGAGGCATGTTTTCTTTGAGATCAGCAAGAGAAGAAACCTGCAAAGAGACAACAGTAttacttttttctctcaatagGTACACACACATTGCTAATCTGTTTGGTCCGGTAGGTTTCCAGATCAATGCCCAGCATCTGGATGAACCACGACCCCTCCTGGTTGTTCCGCCACGAAAAGAAACCTGCCAAGAGAGCACAGTGTGGTGTACAAAGAGGCATGTTTTCTTTTCGATCAGCAAGAGAAGAAACCCGCAAAGAGACAACAGcattattattttgttcaataggTACACACACTGCTAGTCTTTTTGGTCTAGGTTTCCAGAGCAATGCCCAGCATCTGGATGAACCACGACCTTTCATGGTTGCTTCACCATGAGATGAAGCCTGCATAGAATATACAGTTTGATGAAGGTTGAAGCGTTCCATTACACACTGCTACCCGGATGATCAATACTATAATGGTAggactctgtcttcttgtcagGGCAAAATGTCCGAATGAACAAGGGTCCATCTTGGTTGTTCAACTATAAGAGGAGAAAACTGAAGATCATTACGTTCAAGACGTTCAAGAATCTCATGTTGCTTTCAAACAATAATTCTTCCTGAATGTCACGCCATGAAAAAGACTCACGATGATGAATGAAAAGTAATATCAACATTTTGGACGGAAAATACGAAGATAGACAGCTGCTCCAAAACAGTGACCTTACCCGGCACTGTGGAGTATGAAAAGAGAAAGTCAGCCTCCACCGGGATGCGGCGACAGTTGACCTGAGCTGCTGCCTCAATTACGTCCTCCTCGGGAGGTAACAACGACAACTGGGAGTCCGACACCTCCCCTCCGTGGTGAAGGCGGGATTTACCGCATGCCTGTGGGGACAAAAGTTGAAAATCAGCATATGCGGgcgcgcacgcaagcacacacacgaacaatcgcacgcacacacaaacccacacacactgtgacacacacacacacacacactgcacacacacaacacacacacacacacgcgcgcgcgcgcacacacttcCGATTAATGACTGAATGGTTCTAACATAGACACTTTTCGCTCAATAGGTCCCGCTTAGCTTTTGTAGGATTCGGTTAAGTAGGGATTTGGTAAGCAGGCcttctcatctcatctcatctcatttGTACCCAACTTGATCGCAGCAACAACGCCTTCAAT
It encodes the following:
- the LOC138959685 gene encoding mitochondrial import inner membrane translocase subunit Tim23-like, producing MGDQNKTPSIFSPYSSADPSMNVPVTAGAAGSIMSPYLNFDPSYINPGADSQFIFPEGANRQRGRLELSFSQIGGSVFVGAAVGGLNGLYTGLRETNANQLTGAVRRTQMLNFITKQGASSAQTLGVVALMYSIFGVVLSYGRGVDDELNTVVAGTATGLLFKCSAGWKKCARGGAIGLTLATAYVLFTSQDRIKSQLNK